The following are encoded together in the Streptomyces sp. NBC_01465 genome:
- a CDS encoding ABC transporter substrate-binding protein, translated as MRSTHLRAGAALLCLAATSTLVSCGSSDDTADGRTTLNYWLWDDKQLPAYQDCATAFHKANPDITVKITQTAWAQYWQNLTTQLTAGEAPDVWTDQSTYYPQFAASNQLMDLQPLVDRDKVDLTAYQAGLVGTWVKDGKRYGLPKDWDTMALVYNTTMLKAQGVDAAQLKDLTWNPSDGGTLEQAIAKATVDSKGRNGLDPAFDKNHVKTYGFLAEWNDGSQGQNGWGDLAASNGFTYLDKNPWGTHYKYDDPKLAETIAWFKHLIDKGYTPRLDKQSTVANSELLIAGKGAMTVAGSWTISTFTDPKVQQKLAFAPLPTGPQGRKSAINGLSDAIWSGTKHKEQAWKWVKFLASPDCQNLVADRAVVFPALKSATQKALAVHKAKGHDVSVFTDAAAAKNGTFMLPVTDHGTEINPLVQDAIQSVMLGRAQPDAALKDVNDKVNGLFK; from the coding sequence ATGAGATCCACCCACCTGCGGGCCGGCGCGGCCCTGCTCTGCCTGGCCGCCACCTCCACCCTCGTCTCCTGCGGGAGCTCCGACGACACGGCCGACGGGCGTACGACCCTGAACTACTGGCTGTGGGACGACAAGCAACTGCCCGCCTACCAGGACTGCGCGACCGCCTTCCACAAGGCCAACCCCGACATCACCGTCAAGATCACGCAGACCGCCTGGGCGCAGTACTGGCAGAACCTCACCACCCAGCTGACCGCCGGTGAGGCCCCGGACGTGTGGACCGACCAGAGCACCTACTATCCGCAGTTCGCCGCCAGCAACCAGCTCATGGACCTGCAGCCCCTGGTGGACCGGGACAAGGTGGATCTGACTGCCTACCAGGCAGGCCTCGTCGGCACCTGGGTCAAGGACGGCAAGCGCTACGGGCTGCCGAAGGACTGGGACACCATGGCCCTCGTCTACAACACCACCATGCTCAAAGCCCAGGGTGTGGATGCCGCCCAGCTGAAGGACCTGACCTGGAACCCCTCCGACGGCGGCACTCTCGAGCAGGCGATCGCCAAGGCCACCGTCGACTCCAAGGGCCGCAACGGCCTGGATCCCGCCTTCGACAAGAATCACGTGAAGACCTACGGGTTCCTCGCCGAGTGGAACGACGGGTCCCAGGGCCAGAACGGCTGGGGCGATCTCGCCGCCTCGAACGGCTTCACCTACCTGGACAAGAACCCCTGGGGCACGCACTACAAGTACGACGACCCCAAACTCGCCGAGACCATCGCCTGGTTCAAGCACCTGATCGACAAGGGCTACACGCCCCGCCTCGACAAGCAGTCCACCGTCGCCAACTCCGAACTGCTGATCGCGGGCAAGGGCGCCATGACGGTGGCGGGCTCCTGGACCATCTCCACCTTCACCGACCCGAAGGTGCAGCAGAAGCTCGCCTTCGCGCCGCTGCCCACCGGTCCGCAGGGCCGCAAGAGCGCCATCAACGGCCTGTCGGACGCCATCTGGTCCGGCACCAAGCACAAGGAACAGGCCTGGAAGTGGGTCAAGTTCCTCGCCTCGCCCGACTGCCAGAACCTGGTCGCCGACCGGGCCGTCGTCTTCCCCGCGCTCAAGAGCGCCACGCAGAAGGCGCTCGCCGTACACAAGGCAAAGGGCCACGACGTGAGCGTCTTCACCGATGCGGCCGCCGCGAAGAACGGCACCTTCATGCTGCCCGTCACCGACCACGGAACCGAGATCAATCCCCTCGTCCAGGACGCCATCCAGTCGGTGATGCTCGGCCGGGCGCAGCCCGACGCAGCGCTCAAGGACGTCAACGACAAGGTCAACGGCCTGTTCAAGTAG
- a CDS encoding glycoside hydrolase family 36 protein — MVQLLELGGRTVAVELEGDAPPEAVDGGLLLPPGRVALLHGLGDDAHFYRHGHNSWSPCGWRRLTETPLRIESAERRLTADDTVWDDPARHHSSAVAALQGADGQVLLLGALGLDIARLTADGNTLAGWYEREGAPWFLAYGSEEEVFAAYARHLATRLGRSGKRAGNVWCSWYAYYENITEEQLTKDITALRGLPFDVVQVDDGWEHLVGDWEPNAKFPSGMRALADRITDAGLRPGLWIAPFILHPASRTARERPDLLLRDDRGDPVVAGHNWGTGYWALDLTRPAAQDHLREMIRRVVHQWGFTYLKLDFIGAGAAPGARLVDMGREETYRLGLRIIREEAGADAYLLASGAPLLPSLGLADGIRSGPDVAPLWEHYATQDPSDALARNAVVNTLHRLWQTPLVEVDPDVVYFRSRLNLLTEQQQAWLRDLADVCGFRAISDPPGWLHPDELEAMTAYLTVRPQVRRLGRYRFALDGREVDFTAAVSPDAEQRYPIA; from the coding sequence ATGGTCCAGCTCCTGGAACTCGGCGGGCGCACTGTCGCCGTCGAGCTCGAAGGCGACGCACCGCCCGAAGCCGTCGACGGCGGACTGCTGCTGCCCCCGGGCAGGGTGGCCCTGCTGCACGGGCTGGGAGACGACGCGCACTTCTACCGCCACGGACACAACTCCTGGAGTCCGTGCGGTTGGCGCCGGCTCACCGAAACCCCGTTGCGCATCGAGAGCGCGGAACGCCGCCTCACTGCCGACGACACCGTGTGGGACGACCCCGCCCGCCACCACTCCTCCGCCGTTGCCGCCCTCCAGGGAGCCGACGGGCAGGTGCTGCTGCTCGGCGCGCTCGGCCTCGACATAGCGCGCCTGACCGCGGACGGGAACACCCTGGCAGGGTGGTACGAGCGCGAAGGTGCGCCGTGGTTCCTGGCGTACGGCAGCGAGGAGGAGGTTTTCGCCGCCTACGCCCGCCACCTCGCCACCCGCCTGGGGCGCAGCGGCAAGCGCGCGGGCAATGTCTGGTGCAGTTGGTACGCGTACTACGAGAACATCACCGAGGAACAGCTCACGAAGGACATCACCGCACTGCGCGGCCTGCCCTTCGACGTCGTCCAGGTCGACGACGGCTGGGAACACCTGGTGGGCGACTGGGAACCCAACGCCAAATTCCCCTCCGGGATGCGCGCCCTGGCCGACCGGATCACGGACGCGGGACTGCGCCCCGGTCTGTGGATCGCCCCCTTCATCCTCCACCCCGCCTCCCGCACCGCCCGGGAGCGGCCGGACCTGCTGCTGCGCGACGACCGGGGCGATCCGGTGGTCGCCGGCCACAACTGGGGCACCGGGTACTGGGCGCTCGACCTGACCAGGCCCGCAGCGCAGGACCACCTGCGGGAGATGATCCGACGGGTCGTCCACCAGTGGGGTTTCACCTATCTCAAGCTCGACTTCATCGGTGCCGGTGCGGCTCCGGGAGCGCGCCTCGTCGACATGGGCCGGGAGGAGACGTACCGGCTCGGACTGCGGATCATCAGGGAAGAAGCGGGCGCGGACGCCTATCTGCTCGCCAGCGGCGCCCCGCTTCTGCCGTCACTCGGTCTGGCCGACGGCATCCGCTCCGGCCCCGACGTCGCCCCGCTGTGGGAGCACTACGCGACACAGGACCCCTCCGACGCGCTGGCCCGCAACGCCGTCGTGAACACCCTGCACCGGCTGTGGCAGACGCCGCTGGTGGAGGTGGACCCGGACGTCGTCTACTTCCGAAGCCGCCTCAACCTGCTGACCGAGCAGCAGCAGGCATGGCTCCGCGACCTCGCCGACGTGTGCGGCTTCCGGGCGATCTCCGATCCGCCCGGGTGGCTGCACCCCGACGAACTCGAGGCGATGACCGCGTACTTGACCGTACGACCGCAGGTGCGCAGGCTCGGCCGCTACCGGTTCGCGCTCGACGGACGCGAGGTGGACTTCACCGCAGCGGTCTCACCCGATGCGGAACAGCGCTATCCGATTGCGTGA
- a CDS encoding ROK family transcriptional regulator, with translation MTTTGTDLSRMREMNQLLIVGALRGNPPSTVTELAGRAGLSRPAVDVLVQTLVTDGWAEVEEPGASSVVGRPARRFRFRADAGHVLGIDIGVHKVLVVLSDLEGNLVKSVRRPTDPEAAPQARLADVDRVIDEVLRDVGMTPADIWAVTVGVTGPVDASGRTSLSTPLPGWQTTDPAAHLATRFPCPIQVENDCKLAAVAERWKGVAQDADDIVFLLAGLRTGAGLILDGTLRRGHGGAAGEIGALKAVRWLTAPSHLETCPGVPATAAPGEAAAWVFEAARDGDRDAKAAVRRYTRDLAVGLAALVLALDPQVVVYGGGFSRSADVIIESLHRELAKHCLRLPELRTSTLGDESVALGAVRLALDEVDSRLLSDFLAAPTAPRR, from the coding sequence ATGACGACGACCGGAACAGATCTGTCCCGGATGCGCGAGATGAACCAGCTGTTGATCGTGGGGGCGCTGCGCGGAAACCCGCCCTCGACGGTCACCGAGCTCGCGGGCAGAGCCGGTCTGTCGCGTCCTGCCGTGGACGTACTGGTGCAGACCCTGGTCACCGACGGCTGGGCGGAAGTCGAGGAGCCGGGAGCCAGCAGCGTGGTGGGGCGCCCCGCCCGCCGCTTCCGGTTCCGGGCCGACGCCGGCCACGTGCTCGGCATCGACATCGGCGTCCACAAGGTCCTGGTCGTCCTGAGCGACCTCGAGGGCAACCTGGTGAAATCCGTACGCCGCCCGACAGACCCCGAGGCCGCGCCCCAAGCGCGTCTCGCGGACGTGGACCGCGTCATCGACGAGGTGCTCCGGGACGTCGGCATGACACCGGCCGACATCTGGGCGGTGACGGTCGGAGTGACAGGTCCGGTCGACGCCAGCGGCCGCACCAGCCTGTCCACACCGCTCCCCGGATGGCAGACCACAGACCCCGCCGCGCACCTCGCGACCCGCTTCCCCTGCCCGATCCAGGTAGAGAACGACTGCAAACTCGCCGCCGTCGCGGAACGCTGGAAAGGAGTCGCACAGGACGCCGACGACATCGTCTTCCTGCTGGCAGGCCTGCGTACCGGAGCCGGACTGATCCTCGACGGGACCCTGCGCCGCGGGCACGGAGGCGCCGCCGGAGAAATCGGCGCGCTCAAGGCCGTGCGCTGGCTCACCGCCCCGAGCCATCTCGAAACCTGCCCCGGCGTACCCGCCACTGCTGCTCCTGGCGAGGCAGCGGCCTGGGTGTTCGAGGCGGCCCGCGACGGCGACCGGGATGCGAAAGCCGCAGTCCGGCGCTACACCCGTGACCTCGCCGTGGGCCTCGCCGCCCTGGTGCTCGCGCTGGACCCCCAAGTCGTCGTCTACGGAGGCGGGTTCTCCCGCTCCGCCGACGTCATCATCGAATCCCTCCACCGTGAACTCGCCAAGCACTGCCTACGGCTGCCCGAACTGCGTACCTCCACCCTCGGCGACGAAAGCGTCGCCCTGGGAGCCGTACGACTGGCACTCGACGAGGTCGACAGCCGCCTCCTGAGCGATTTCCTTGCGGCTCCCACCGCCCCCCGCAGATAG
- a CDS encoding Gfo/Idh/MocA family protein — translation MIDHSQAPGSELRVGVVGVGQRAPLATLANRTGTAKIVSCADPSSRGQDDARHLFGADVAIRDRYEQMLDDGLDAVFVLTPDHLHTQPALFFLEAGVAVFVEKPLAITVADCDALLAAAHRSRSRLYVGHNLRHLPMLRRMRELIDSGAIGRVRAVWCRHFVGHGGDFYFKDWHAERANTTGLLLQKGAHDLDAIHWLAGGYTRSVSAQGTLAVYGNNPRRTAPAPPDQRMPDWFDPAIWPPSALRDLNPVIDVEDLSMMLGRLDNGVLTSYQQCHFTPDYWRNYTVIGDEGRLENFGDGVDGDPATINVWNHHRSGYRRDADLSVSIPTPPDGLHGGADAALVDEFLRFAATGGPTETSPVAAREAVATAAAATTSLRSNGTTVEVPELDPELVRYFDRPISRANNPAGQHT, via the coding sequence GTGATCGACCATTCCCAGGCCCCGGGATCCGAACTGCGCGTCGGAGTGGTCGGTGTCGGACAGCGTGCGCCCCTGGCGACGCTGGCGAACCGTACGGGAACGGCCAAGATCGTGTCCTGTGCCGATCCCAGCTCCAGAGGGCAGGACGACGCGAGACACCTCTTCGGAGCGGACGTCGCGATACGCGACCGGTACGAGCAGATGCTCGACGACGGCCTGGACGCGGTCTTCGTCCTCACCCCCGACCATCTCCACACGCAGCCCGCGCTGTTCTTCCTCGAAGCCGGAGTCGCGGTGTTCGTGGAGAAACCCCTCGCGATCACCGTCGCCGACTGCGACGCGCTGCTGGCGGCCGCCCACCGCTCCCGCAGCCGGCTGTACGTAGGCCACAACCTGCGCCACCTGCCGATGCTGCGGCGCATGCGGGAGCTCATCGACAGCGGCGCGATCGGCAGGGTGCGCGCCGTGTGGTGCCGCCACTTCGTCGGCCACGGCGGGGACTTCTACTTCAAGGACTGGCACGCGGAGCGGGCCAACACCACCGGACTGCTGCTGCAGAAAGGCGCACACGATCTCGACGCCATCCACTGGCTCGCCGGAGGCTACACACGCAGCGTCTCCGCGCAGGGCACCCTCGCGGTCTACGGCAACAACCCGCGCCGCACAGCGCCGGCCCCGCCGGACCAGCGGATGCCCGACTGGTTCGACCCTGCCATCTGGCCACCCTCCGCACTGCGCGACCTGAACCCCGTCATCGACGTCGAAGACCTCAGCATGATGCTCGGCCGGCTCGACAACGGAGTGCTCACCAGCTACCAGCAGTGCCATTTCACCCCCGACTACTGGCGCAACTACACCGTCATAGGCGACGAGGGCCGCCTGGAGAACTTCGGCGACGGCGTCGACGGCGACCCCGCGACGATCAACGTCTGGAACCACCACCGCTCCGGCTACCGCCGCGACGCCGACCTCTCCGTCTCCATCCCCACACCACCGGACGGACTGCACGGAGGCGCAGACGCGGCTCTCGTCGACGAGTTCCTGCGTTTCGCCGCCACCGGAGGCCCGACCGAGACCTCACCAGTGGCCGCACGCGAGGCGGTCGCCACTGCCGCGGCGGCAACGACATCGCTGCGCTCGAACGGCACAACCGTCGAGGTCCCCGAACTCGATCCGGAACTCGTGCGCTACTTCGACCGCCCCATCAGCCGCGCCAACAACCCTGCGGGGCAACACACCTAG
- a CDS encoding TetR/AcrR family transcriptional regulator, whose translation MPSRDTTASRDAARPRRRADAQRNYDLVLAAAKEVFEEQGVSAPLDEIARRAGVGNATMYRHFPARRDLVIAVYADEVTELCTLGESLLDEESPGDALFTWLRAFTLHIATKRELPLALTDDPQGQRSELFDSWHQAMRSTAFALLASAQQSTDIRADLDVSDLLALVHGAALTGADAGQRERLLMLIRNGVEPR comes from the coding sequence ATGCCATCGCGGGACACCACCGCGTCGCGCGACGCTGCACGGCCGCGCCGACGCGCCGACGCGCAGCGCAACTACGATCTGGTCCTGGCCGCGGCCAAGGAGGTTTTCGAGGAGCAGGGCGTGAGTGCCCCTCTTGACGAAATCGCTCGCCGGGCCGGAGTCGGCAACGCCACCATGTACCGCCATTTCCCCGCACGCAGAGACCTCGTCATCGCTGTCTACGCCGACGAGGTGACGGAACTGTGCACGCTGGGTGAGTCTCTTCTGGACGAGGAATCCCCCGGCGACGCCCTGTTCACCTGGCTACGGGCATTCACCCTCCACATCGCCACCAAACGAGAGCTGCCGCTGGCACTCACCGATGATCCACAGGGTCAGCGTTCCGAACTCTTCGACAGCTGGCACCAGGCCATGCGTTCAACGGCGTTCGCACTGCTCGCCAGTGCTCAGCAGTCCACAGACATCCGTGCCGATCTCGATGTGTCCGACCTCCTCGCCCTGGTGCACGGGGCAGCCCTCACCGGCGCAGACGCCGGACAGCGCGAGCGCCTCCTGATGCTCATCAGAAACGGCGTCGAGCCACGCTGA
- a CDS encoding nuclear transport factor 2 family protein, giving the protein MPARRRITPEDHSAISELIAMHGHLTDDGALDRYDELFTTDVIYDVADFGFGSLQGIPAIQDAALTLGDANPVGHHVTNIVLTAVDDDVVHGRSKGIGINADGTSGSVVYEDTFRREDRGWRISHRKMLARRKPLGGEGLDHQ; this is encoded by the coding sequence ATGCCGGCCCGCCGACGGATCACCCCCGAAGACCATTCCGCCATCAGCGAGTTGATCGCCATGCACGGACACCTGACCGACGACGGCGCCCTCGACCGGTACGACGAGTTGTTCACCACGGACGTCATCTACGACGTTGCAGACTTCGGCTTCGGCTCGTTGCAGGGCATCCCCGCGATCCAGGACGCGGCGCTCACCCTGGGGGACGCGAATCCCGTTGGTCACCACGTCACGAACATCGTCCTCACCGCCGTGGACGACGACGTGGTGCACGGCCGGTCCAAGGGAATCGGAATCAACGCCGACGGCACGAGCGGCAGCGTGGTCTACGAAGACACCTTCCGGCGTGAGGACCGGGGATGGAGGATCAGCCATCGCAAGATGCTGGCTCGCCGGAAGCCTCTGGGAGGCGAGGGACTCGACCACCAGTGA